A single window of Candidatus Hydrogenedentota bacterium DNA harbors:
- a CDS encoding LacI family DNA-binding transcriptional regulator: MTGAGSKQKRKITTSDLARLSGVSRSTVSAVLNGKRSVREATRAKVLACIREQRYDSGLIARTLLGELSRIVAVLAPNLGSPYHMMYFQGLQDILGKEDFHLLFHNVRPEDQEDPATLESIHAYRPAGFIILRGAEGPQAEHARKVVEEGVPLVCEMPIDGLETHVVGFDQRAAMKLAADYVIEKGHRRLGHIAGPSFSHGARERKIGFLESLVQHDMPLSEANILDAGETAADGYVAALEMLRDPATRPTAVLCFNDMVAMGVFRACHELKMNIPADVSVVGYDGIEFAALFGPPLTSVNIFPTEMGRRAGEVLVRAIRNEAGRGATTTWIPSELTERGSVRAL; this comes from the coding sequence ATGACTGGAGCGGGCAGCAAGCAGAAACGGAAGATCACGACCAGCGACCTGGCCCGGCTGAGCGGGGTGTCGCGTTCCACTGTTTCAGCGGTGTTGAACGGGAAGCGGAGCGTGCGCGAGGCGACGCGCGCGAAGGTGCTCGCGTGCATTCGGGAACAGCGATACGACTCCGGGCTGATTGCGCGGACGCTGCTGGGTGAGTTGTCGCGGATCGTGGCGGTGCTTGCGCCGAATCTCGGCAGTCCGTATCACATGATGTATTTCCAGGGCCTGCAGGACATCCTGGGAAAGGAAGACTTCCACCTGCTCTTTCACAATGTGCGCCCGGAGGACCAGGAAGACCCCGCAACGCTTGAGAGTATTCACGCCTACCGTCCCGCAGGGTTCATCATTCTGCGCGGGGCGGAGGGGCCGCAAGCGGAGCATGCGCGCAAGGTGGTGGAAGAGGGGGTGCCGCTCGTATGTGAAATGCCGATTGACGGTCTGGAAACCCACGTCGTCGGTTTCGACCAGCGCGCGGCCATGAAACTCGCGGCGGACTATGTTATCGAGAAAGGCCACCGGAGGCTTGGCCACATTGCGGGCCCGTCGTTTTCGCACGGCGCGCGGGAACGGAAAATTGGCTTTCTGGAAAGCCTGGTCCAGCACGATATGCCCTTGTCGGAGGCTAATATCCTCGATGCGGGCGAAACCGCGGCCGATGGATACGTGGCCGCCCTGGAAATGCTGCGCGACCCGGCCACGCGGCCCACGGCTGTGCTGTGCTTCAACGACATGGTCGCCATGGGCGTGTTCCGCGCCTGCCACGAACTCAAAATGAACATCCCGGCCGACGTGAGCGTCGTCGGCTACGACGGCATCGAATTCGCGGCCCTGTTCGGGCCGCCGCTGACCAGCGTGAACATCTTCCCCACCGAGATGGGCCGGAGGGCAGGCGAGGTGCTCGTCCGCGCAATCCGGAACGAGGCCGGGCGCGGCGCGACCACGACATGGATTCCATCAGAGTTGACCGAGCGCGGGTCCGTGCGCGCGCTGTAA
- a CDS encoding DUF2961 domain-containing protein, giving the protein MQCVRVLTALVLGAIAATAVPAGPAPADGGILAGLPALKDYTAGRVSSYDPTGGNADGRHDWPIQPGETRTIADIAGAGAVTHLWFTIASKDEHHLRNLVLRMYWDGEEQPSVESPIGDFFGLGHATYYQYSSLPIQIGTDRGLNCFWRMPFGNGARITVTNDGPLPCLAFYYYVDYHRYGEAPADEGRFHAQYRQAFPCEPGINYVFLEATGRGHFVGCNLSVHNRAGGWWGEGDDMFYVDGATAPSLHGTGSEDYFCGAWCYGESGTLTFSNPYFGLPFNKGGNTQNALWNVYRYHLEDPVPFAQSIRATIEHGHGNTRKDDFASVAYWYQTEPHAPFPPLPEAGDRMFTEAVTFTEDWAIEAETLAPAFQNAQVTAQSTLDFGNFWSGGEHLYFDADGPAVFRANLPTSASDAGNYLLDVWYTAGPDYGQCELWVNGEKTCAWDGYNADGVVRRKLDSAAPISIEKAGNVIELRVTGRNEASRGFKAGWDCHRVAPR; this is encoded by the coding sequence ATGCAGTGCGTGCGCGTTTTGACCGCATTGGTGCTCGGGGCGATTGCGGCCACGGCAGTACCTGCGGGGCCGGCGCCGGCAGACGGGGGCATCCTGGCCGGTCTGCCCGCGCTCAAGGATTACACCGCCGGGCGGGTTTCGAGCTATGACCCGACGGGAGGGAACGCCGACGGCCGCCACGACTGGCCGATCCAGCCGGGCGAGACGCGCACTATCGCCGACATCGCGGGCGCGGGCGCGGTCACCCATCTGTGGTTCACGATTGCGTCGAAAGACGAGCATCACCTGCGCAATCTCGTGCTGCGCATGTACTGGGACGGCGAGGAACAGCCTTCGGTCGAGTCGCCAATCGGCGATTTCTTCGGGCTGGGCCACGCGACGTACTACCAGTACAGCAGCCTGCCGATTCAGATTGGCACGGACCGCGGGCTGAACTGTTTTTGGCGCATGCCATTCGGGAACGGCGCGCGCATCACGGTGACAAATGACGGGCCGCTCCCCTGCCTGGCGTTTTATTACTACGTGGACTACCATCGTTATGGCGAGGCCCCGGCGGACGAGGGGCGCTTTCACGCGCAGTACCGGCAGGCGTTTCCCTGCGAGCCGGGCATCAATTACGTCTTCCTGGAGGCAACGGGCCGCGGGCATTTCGTGGGGTGCAATCTCTCGGTGCACAACCGGGCTGGGGGTTGGTGGGGCGAGGGGGACGACATGTTCTACGTGGACGGGGCAACCGCGCCCTCGCTGCACGGGACGGGTTCGGAAGACTATTTCTGCGGGGCATGGTGCTACGGAGAGTCCGGCACGCTGACCTTCAGCAATCCCTATTTCGGTCTGCCGTTCAACAAGGGCGGCAACACGCAGAACGCACTCTGGAACGTGTACCGCTACCATCTCGAGGACCCGGTCCCGTTTGCGCAGTCGATTCGCGCGACGATCGAGCACGGTCACGGGAACACGCGCAAGGACGATTTCGCCTCGGTGGCGTACTGGTACCAGACGGAGCCGCACGCGCCCTTCCCCCCGTTGCCAGAGGCCGGAGACCGGATGTTTACGGAGGCCGTCACCTTCACCGAGGACTGGGCTATCGAGGCGGAAACGCTGGCGCCCGCGTTTCAGAACGCGCAGGTGACGGCGCAATCGACGCTGGACTTCGGCAATTTCTGGAGCGGCGGCGAACACTTGTATTTCGATGCGGACGGGCCGGCGGTTTTTCGCGCGAATCTGCCCACATCGGCGAGCGATGCGGGCAACTACCTCCTCGACGTGTGGTACACGGCGGGGCCGGACTACGGCCAGTGCGAACTGTGGGTCAACGGCGAGAAAACATGTGCCTGGGATGGTTACAACGCGGACGGAGTGGTCCGCAGAAAGCTGGACAGCGCCGCGCCGATCTCCATAGAAAAAGCCGGGAACGTGATAGAACTGCGCGTGACGGGCAGGAATGAGGCGTCGCGGGGGTTCAAGGCGGGTTGGGACTGCCATCGCGTCGCCCCGCGATGA
- a CDS encoding molybdopterin-dependent oxidoreductase translates to MRGHRFRLLFLGFGLAGLMVPALFLAPGLVKAAPERLSETLTIIDLDGSKIAITLEEMRKMPQETEWQCICVGQKAGYICIFDYGGVRLSAILEKAAAAMNASEYRKENMYVVFRGTDGYQVIASWTELTLAETGRRALVALYADAKALSESEGRFRIIFPSDKYVGRSVKCLEEIEIRCAEGCVDFGSH, encoded by the coding sequence ATGAGAGGACACAGATTCCGGTTACTTTTTCTGGGCTTTGGGCTGGCGGGACTAATGGTCCCAGCGCTATTTCTCGCGCCGGGGCTGGTGAAAGCCGCGCCGGAACGTCTCTCGGAAACGCTGACCATCATCGACCTGGACGGCTCGAAAATCGCCATCACCCTCGAAGAAATGCGGAAGATGCCGCAGGAGACCGAGTGGCAGTGCATCTGCGTCGGGCAGAAAGCCGGCTACATTTGCATATTCGACTACGGCGGCGTGCGCCTGTCGGCCATCCTCGAAAAGGCGGCCGCCGCCATGAACGCGAGCGAATACCGCAAGGAAAACATGTATGTCGTGTTCAGGGGCACGGACGGCTATCAGGTCATTGCCTCGTGGACCGAGCTGACCCTGGCCGAAACGGGCCGCCGCGCGCTCGTGGCGCTTTACGCGGACGCGAAGGCCCTTTCGGAAAGCGAAGGCCGCTTCCGTATCATCTTTCCCAGTGACAAGTACGTGGGGCGCAGCGTGAAGTGCCTGGAAGAAATCGAGATTCGCTGCGCAGAAGGCTGCGTCGATTTCGGCAGCCACTAG
- a CDS encoding prepilin-type N-terminal cleavage/methylation domain-containing protein yields MKGKGFTLIELLVVIAIIGILAAILLPALARAREAARRSSCQNNLKEWGIVYKMYSNEDPGERFPPMQAGAWYGGAGTFISGSESDFSLGPAVRTVYPEYLTDPNIAFCPSDAGAEDRIADPDGNLSEEPTDNCFGYMSWHGTRCMRAVDGSYGYVGWVFDQADDDDPKTAADISLGTVTIPAGASQQVVNWALYVMLTGPGAAQMAAQVSSGREGFVPFVDEDMPVPAPSGNSGSDTLYRLREGIERFLITDINNAAASAQAQSEVYIMWDAVSTVASAYNHIPGGANVLYMDGHVDYIRYDERGDAPSNGPLARVVGLFGDDDMS; encoded by the coding sequence ATGAAAGGGAAAGGGTTCACACTGATTGAGCTGCTCGTGGTTATTGCCATCATTGGCATTCTGGCGGCGATCCTGCTGCCGGCGCTGGCCAGGGCGCGGGAGGCGGCACGCCGGTCCAGCTGCCAGAACAACCTGAAGGAATGGGGCATCGTGTACAAGATGTATTCGAACGAGGATCCGGGGGAGAGGTTTCCGCCGATGCAGGCGGGCGCCTGGTATGGCGGGGCAGGCACATTCATCAGCGGTTCGGAGTCCGACTTCAGTCTGGGGCCGGCCGTGCGCACGGTCTATCCGGAATACTTGACCGACCCGAACATCGCGTTCTGTCCGTCCGATGCGGGCGCGGAAGACCGGATTGCAGACCCTGACGGCAACCTGTCGGAAGAGCCGACGGACAATTGCTTCGGGTACATGTCGTGGCACGGCACGCGGTGCATGCGCGCCGTCGACGGCAGCTACGGCTACGTCGGGTGGGTCTTCGACCAAGCGGATGACGATGACCCGAAGACGGCGGCCGACATCTCGCTAGGCACGGTGACGATTCCGGCGGGTGCGTCGCAGCAGGTCGTGAACTGGGCGCTGTACGTGATGTTAACCGGCCCTGGCGCGGCGCAGATGGCGGCGCAGGTGTCCAGCGGCCGGGAGGGCTTCGTGCCGTTTGTGGACGAGGACATGCCGGTGCCGGCCCCCAGCGGCAATTCGGGGTCCGATACGTTGTACCGTCTGCGGGAAGGCATCGAGCGCTTCTTGATCACCGACATCAACAACGCGGCCGCAAGCGCGCAGGCGCAGAGCGAGGTGTACATCATGTGGGATGCCGTGTCGACGGTGGCCAGCGCGTACAACCACATTCCGGGCGGCGCGAATGTGCTGTACATGGACGGACACGTGGATTACATCCGCTACGACGAACGTGGCGATGCGCCGAGCAACGGCCCGCTGGCCAGGGTGGTCGGTCTGTTCGGCGACGACGACATGAGCTGA